The proteins below are encoded in one region of Aspergillus nidulans FGSC A4 chromosome III:
- a CDS encoding PA and RING finger domain protein (transcript_id=CADANIAT00005795), with translation MRPPRLVFLAFCLIFFPIFLTFYSVLTSSPRVSTPNSLAGQATGLHSLFSFNLPSSLFPPTAIISLTDENSTFFLARPAAFGPLLPEKGLSGRLWVGSGFGERSTASGRELGCSDIPGWRDGDSDIPTDGRAGKPGSDDMDVGITPGKTHADFLQGSTSRDGHSVSLTPNDGTDDHLHHPLPESVVVDTAEKNRDSSPSLKSAHADIQSLQETAEISGQVVLLSRGGCGFLEKVKWAQRRGALALIVGDDTRGGSLVTMYARGDTSNVTIPALFTSYTTAHLLSSLVPPHDRDESVSIDSAKTVSDSQIESTPAVSALTTPSSIQQTMSDEIAPSPRPGFFHELLSIFGLGGSEQVATLEDNRRPPSSGNINWVPVGLWDDQAISGNEAEAGDKSHKNSQSGTSSDGDGFVIGVQDWRDPDLVATKSSALPAATATSVSEGSKRDDKGATSTLKGGSITPGSGEYHAVEKSSASEDKSRKTERRSSALGGAGTKSRGWFSRHFLGVRAEGSEPSIRSDEKKQRVSRDTRRKDVKSKEHEGLWVTLTPTSMSTSPFFDTLLVLVVSPLLTLSVVYILLLLRSRIRRRRWRAPKSLVERLPVRTYQTIPTSSSSSSSVRSSSPGPVSQTSPLLGSRSSTDHTRSRPRFQKAEPDQFGSRREKSGASTTWRRKYTGRQIECVVCLEEYIDGQSRVMSLPCGHEFHVECITPWLTTRRRTCPICKGDVVRSMSQSHHAETRSEHDAESHRGGTTAPVPINPMGEEGLADLERRVSSDTGIERHSLTPPSWRNFAALSLSALSGDTIWHQGRTDNDN, from the exons ATGCGACCTCCACGTCTAGTCTTCCTCGCGTTTtgtctcatcttcttccctATCTTTCTCACCTTCTACTCCGTCCTcacctcttctccccgtGTTTCAACGCCTAACTCGCTTGCCGGACAAGCGACAGGATTACATTCGCTTTTCTCTTTTAATCTACCTTCGTCACTCTTTCCTCCAACTGCCATCATCAGCCTGACCGATGAAAACTCGACATTCTTCCTAGCCAGACCTGCAGCGTTTGGCCCCCTACTTCCGGAGAAAGGGCTGAGTGGTCGGCTATGGGTTGGCAGTGGGTTTGGGGAGAGGTCGACCGCCTCTGGAAGAGAACTAGGCTGTTCGGATATTCCTGGCTGGAGGGATGGTGATTCTGATATTCCCACCGACGGCCGCGCTGGAAAACCTGGGTCTGACGACATGGACGTAGGTATTACGCCGGGTAAAACCCATGCGGACTTCCTGCAGGGCTCTACATCTCGCGACGGACATTCCGTATCACTAACGCCTAACGACGGCACGGACGACCATCTTCACCATCCTCTTCCCGAGTCCGTCGTGGTCGATACCGCCGAGAAGAACCGTGACTCGTCTCCGTCGCTCAAGAGTGCACATGCTGACATACAATCATTGCAAGAGACTGCCGAAATAAGTGGTCAGGTCGTCCTGCTGAGCAGGGGCGGCTGTGGTTTCCTGGAGAAAGTCAAGTGGGCCCAACGGCGCGGGGCTCTTGCGTTGATTGTGGGAGATGATACTCGAGGTGGAAGCCTTGTTACGATGTATGCGCGAGGCGATACCTCAAACGTCACGATTCCCGCATTGTTCACGTCATACACTACAGCCCACCTGCTGTCGTCTCTTGTCCCCCCGCATGACCGGGATGAATCCGTTTCGATCGACAGCGCAAAAACCGTTAGCGACTCCCAGATTGAGTCTACTCCAGCAGTCTCTGCTCTAACAACGCCTTCATCTATCCAGCAAACTATGAGTGACGAGATTGCACCGTCTCCAAGGCCTGGATTTTTCCATGAGTTGCTATCCATATTCGGCTTGGGCGGCAGTGAACAAGTCGCAACGCTAGAAGACAACAGGCGACCACCCAGCAGTGGTAATATCAACTGGGTTCCAGTGGGACTCTGGGACGACCAGGCAATATCCGGAAacgaggctgaagctggcgaCAAGAGCCACAAAAATTCACAATCCGGAACAAGCAGCGACGGGGATGGTTTTGTCATTGGCGTACAAGACTGGCGGGATCCGGATCTTGTTGCAACAAAAAGCAGTGCCTTACCAGCTGCTACGGCCACCTCTGTGTCGGAAGGATCAAAGCGCGATGACAAGGGTGCGACTTCGACGCTTAAAGGCGGTAGCATAACTCCTGGCAGTGGAGAATACCACGCTGTGGAGAAATCAAGTGCTTCTGAAGACAAGTCTCGGAAAACTGAGCGTCGGTCTTCTGCGCTTGGTGGCGCCGGTACAAAGTCGAGGGGCTGGTTTTCTCGACATTTCCTCGGCGTTAGAGCCGAGGGTTCTGAGCCAAGCATCCGAAGtgatgagaagaagcagcgagTCTCTCGTGATACCCGGAGAAAGGATGTGAAATCAAAGGAGCATGAAGGTCTGTGGGTCACCCTTACGCCGACGAGCATGTCTACCAGCCCATTCTTCGATACGCTCCTTGTTTTGGTCGTGAGCCCGCTTCTCACACTGTCTGTTGTCTATATCCTTTTGCTACTCCGGTCACGCATAAGGCGACGACGCTGGCGAGCACCCAAGTCGCTAGTCGAGCGCCTTCCGGTGAGGACATACCAGACAATTCccacctcatcttcctcatctagCTCCGTGAGATCCTCCAGCCCTGGGCCTGTTTCCCAAACATCTCCCCTTCTGGGGTCAAGGAGTTCTACAGACCATACTCGATCCCGGCCTCGATTCCAGAAAGCCGAACCCGACCAATTCGGGTCGAGGAGGGAAAAGTCTGGCGCATCTACGACATGGCGTCGAAAGTACACTGGGCGACAAATTGAGTGTGTTGTTTGCCTTGAAGAATATATTGATGGACAGAGCCGCGTGATGAGCCTACCATGTGGCCACGAGTTTCACGTGGAGTGCAT TACCCCGTGGCTAACGACTCGCCGCCGGACCTGTCCTATATGCAAGGGTGACGTTGTACGGTCTATGTCGCAGAGCCACCATGCTGAAACACGATCTGAACACGACGCTGAATCACACCGTGGTGGAACCACTGCGCCCGTTCCAATCAACCCTATGGGCGAGGAAGGACTAGCGGACCTGGAAAGACGCGTTTCCTCCGACACCGGTATTGAACGGCACTCTTTGACTCCACCGAGCTGGCGAAACTTTGCAGCTCTCAGTCTGTCTGCCCTCAGCGGGGATACAATCTGGCACCAAGGCAGGACTGACAACGACAACTAA
- a CDS encoding uncharacterized protein (transcript_id=CADANIAT00005794), whose product MMYCVCLYCDYEHLKCRSKVTCTIGKILHSSTLSGQFQLSHISANLSRSFDARFDVTICRSSLMAAQRYIIRSESYAQTVPTFARRTVDYELSDDQELASSQPVSLIQLCRKSSSRNRATRKAKALHSASADDLTGVSRGVSAHDDVDKHEHFPRLSLPGYSSTTEYGSDEESEKLTLPSSRLVSQGYPWQRDESHSEATQEQTWHPSPKDYHSQKNPLNYATHNNRFHPGETSYLSESPFLRKSEWDSSEHGSGPADAISAARPSPLETPQPYLYSQKVPQREHLPASLQIYRESFDRPHDRSPYESYRLNRRGNRTDLPEVTTSFQYGNPHDLAYEKTIGNITIRSAPNFATHGRSRLSNSEAATHSIATRKVHKSQEAPVFGSRLSSGTSTSQRTLKEEIYAILDNMNVNSQTDPGPASTQIRESTESPPARVLGVPQLLKAESPELRSYLTSNDTRAEPRDTIIRALDLRKEPHRCQKTIITADTLPLEYDQSNIESVLGTPNTSAASPKIIKPTPGLLNPDIPPGDKISASTTARLRDAGYWFHQDVRGEEQLRQHIANTVENFVDTTECVGGQTYLRQDRILTKQTISALGDVIANLHAYNSGDDQRGYFADFASVASRFCDLPVSGQRSYFEDPWERLMEQIIHDGEFT is encoded by the exons ATGATGTATTGTGTTTGTCTCTATTGTGATTATGAGCATTTGAAATGCAGGAGCAAGGTAACCTGCACAATAGGAAAGA TTCTTCACTCATCCACTCTTTCCGGACAATTCCAGCTAAGTCATATTTCTGCAAACCTATCGCGGTCGTTCGATGCCCGTTTCGACGTGACTATTTGCCGAAGCTCCTTAATGGCGGCCCAGAGATACATTATTCGCTCTGAGAGCTATGCCCAGACAGTCCCAACCTTCGCCCGAAGGACCGTTGACTACGAACTTTCTGATGACCAGGAGCTGGCATCCTCGCAGCCTGTTTCCCTTATCCAATTGTGCAGAAAGAGCTCTTCGAGAAACCGAGCAACGAGGAAGGCAAAGGCTCTTCATTCGGCAAGCGCTGACGACCTGACAGGCGTCTCTCGGGGCGTTTCAGCccatgatgatgttgatAAACACGAGCATTTCCCTCGActctctcttccaggctACTCAAGCACCACAGAATACGGTTCGGACGAGGAATCTGAGAAATTGACACTGCCCTCTTCAAGGCTCGTTTCACAAGGATATCCATGGCAGCGTGATGAAAGTCACTCTGAGGCCACTCAAGAGCAGACATGGCATCCGAGTCCAAAAGATTACCACTCTCAAAAAAACCCTCTAAACTATGCTACCCACAACAACCGTTTTCACCCGGGGGAGACCAGCTATTTGTCCGAGAGTCCTTTCCTAAGGAAATCAGAATGGGACAGCTCAGAGCATGGGTCTGGGCCTGCCGACGCGATATCAGCCGCCAGACCGTCCCCGTTAGAAACGCCACAGCCCTACCTTTATTCGCAGAAAGTTCCGCAGAGGGAGCATTTGCCAGCCTCCTTGCAGATATATCGAGAGAGTTTTGATCGTCCACACGATAGGTCACCTTACGAATCCTACCGTTTGAACCGCCGCGGCAATCGGACCGATCTACCAGAGGTTACCACTAGCTTCCAGTACGGAAATCCTCATGATTTGGCGTATGAAAAGACCATAGGTAACATAACCATTCGCTCGGCACCGAACTTCGCAACCCATGGTCGTTCACGTTTGTCTAATTCAGAGGCGGCTACTCACTCGATCGCGACGCGGAAAGTCCACAAATCACAGGAAGCACCTGTCTTTGGGTCAAGACTATCAAGTGGTACCAGCACCTCCCAGCGGACCCTAAAAGAGGAGATTTACGCCATCTTGGACAATATGAATGTTAACTCCCAAACAGATCCTGGCCCAGCGTCAACTCAGATTCGTGAAAGTACAGAGTCTCCACCTGCTCGTGTGCTTGGAGTGCCCCAACTGCTTAAAGCTGAGTCTCCAGAATTGCGATCGTATTTGACAAGCAACGATACAAGAGCCGAGCCAAGAGACACAATTATTAGGGCTCTTGATTTGAGGAAAGAGCCACATAGATGTCAAAAGACCATCATTACAGCGGACACTTTGCCATTAGAATACGACCAGTCAAATATCGAATCAGTGCTAGGGACTCCGAACACCTCGGCCGCCTCACCCAAGATAATAAAGCCAACTCCAGGTCTTCTTAATCCAGATATACCGCCTGGGGACAAAATTTCAGCGTCCACAACAGCAAGGCTTCGTGATGCAGGTTACTGGTTTCACCAAGACGTTcgtggagaagagcagcTACGCCAACATATCGCTAACACTGTTGAAAACTTTGTTGATACGACTGAGTGTGTAGGAGGGCAAACTTATTTGAGACAGGATCGCATCCTTACCAAGCAAACTATCTCGGCCCTGGGCGACGTCATCGCTAATCTTCACGCTTACAACTCCGGCGATGACCAGAGGGGATATTTTGCAGATTTTGCCTCTGTCGCGTCGCGCTTCTGCGATCTGCCAGTCAGCGGACAGCGCAGTTACTTTGAAGACCCTTGGGAGAGACTCATGGAGCAGATAATCCATGATGGCGAATTCACTTAG
- a CDS encoding EI24 domain-containing protein (transcript_id=CADANIAT00005796) has protein sequence MSDRAKEALRAESANLRATAQDVVLSGTYLYPFRGILHLTTHPPLYKPLTKRLSQTLVAGVSITSALFFFTYVPQTAILSFTAGPFFAPIAAALLVLSEASAVTHFVARGWILRDALVDVFDAVLLEKGCERLVGSGRQLKSASGVVNRLGKMVKKPFGPGSDRNGGFIKGMIRSLVMLPLNFIPVVGTALYIYVAGKKAGPAMHERYFQLKGLSREQMETWVKSRRGAYTGLGMASVVLEMVPFASMVFEFSNAVGAALWAADLEKTEK, from the exons ATGTCCGACCGCGCAAAAGAAGCCCTCCGCGCCGAATCCGCGAACCTGCGCGCAACCGCCCAAGATGTCGTCCTTTCGGGCACATACCTCTACCCCTTCAGA GGAATCCTCCACTTGACAACACATCCACCCCTCTACAAGCCTCTCACAAAACGCTTATCGCAGACCCTCGTCGCCGGAGTTTCCATAACAagcgccctcttcttcttcacatACGTCCCGCAAACCGCCATTCTCTCGTTCACAGCCGGACCCTTCTTCGCACCCATTGCGGCTGCCCTCCTAGTGCTCAGCGAAGCCTCCGCAGTAACGCACTTTGTTGCGCGAGGGTGGATTCTTCGTGATGCACTGGTAGATGTTTTCGACGCGGTGTTGTTGGAGAAAGGGTGTGAGAGGCTCGTCGGGAGTGGTCGACAACTTAAAAGTGCAAGTGGCGTGGTGAATAggttggggaagatggtgaaGAAGCCATTTGGACCCGGTTCGGATAGGAATGGGGGGTTTATAAAGGGGATGATCAGGAGTCTAGTCATGCTCCCGCTAAATTTCATCCCTGTTGTTGGGACGGCGTTGTATATTTATGTTgcagggaagaaggcgggaCCGGCGATGCATGAGCGCTATTTTCAGTTGAAGGGGTTGAGTAGGGAGCAGATGGAGACGTGGGTGAAGAGCAGGAGGGGGGCGTATACTGG ACTTGGAATGGCCTCAGTggttctggagatggtgccCTTTGCGTCGATGGTGTTTGAGTTCAGTAATGCTGTTGGGGCCGCACTGTGGGCGGcggatctggagaagacagaGAAGTGA
- a CDS encoding ubiquitin-binding TORC1 subunit KOG1 (transcript_id=CADANIAT00005793), whose product MRDPTVDMEQRNTSPHQASSLQAEAPRRTQKSVRVAFGPDLETHIPPRQRSPAPISNHHRSFTTVEHHKPPPARPTSSSGENTTPTEGNSRFTSDQDSSSSARPTAALKRAKSDYGPRGGFDKPVVVDNEDEEDFAMRHGWQEEYTSSEYLKVLHSNFYMYFTEKRHETNGFPRDPVGSWPSQDWRMKDRLKTVSAALAICLNIGVDPPDVVKTNPTAKLECWVDPTSTTGGGNNKLMEQIGKKLQEQYETLSLRTRYKQYLDPSVDETKKFCVSLRRNAKDERVLFHYNGHGVPLPTQSGEIWVFNKNYTQYIPVSLYDLQQWLAGPSLFVFDVSHAGNIVQNFHTFVEKHEKENLEQKRLDPNAIVQNYGDCIILAACQKNESLPTNPDLPADLFTCCLTTPIEIALRYFILQNPLQSNIRIDDFRVPGRLQDRRSPLGELNWIFTAITDTIAWKTLPRALFKKLFRQDLMVAALFRNFLLSERIMRTYKCQPISSPELPETHNHPLWKSWDLAVEMVLAQLPALIDHEEGRRQYEYQHSTFFAEQLTAFEMYLSSGPTEKSPPDQLPIVLQVLLSQAHRLRALILLSKFLDLGPWAVHLALSIGIFPYVVKLLQSAAQELKPVMVFIWARIMAVDHTVQNDLLKDNGIHYFISILNPSSPIPVGNASEHRAMCAFIVSIFCKNYTQGQNVCLSSDLFESCLIHLMDVENPLLRQWSCLCISMLWSDFPEAKWMGIRCSAPMRLCELNFDPVPEVRAAMLHALMTFLGIPDLTDQVAQIEESLALAVLPMASDGSVIVRKELLVFFSTFVKRYQNKFLVAAYEELQDEKLNLLGKLGLDSSPPAETGTAGKPQPLSKNTTFGTIWKQLLILSVDPHPDIAQDAGIIVDYMHQLLLESPMAALTGRLRKEILDLSNQVDQQSQVREKPNLKKAAPPPPPPTAPPKQEGYLSLSLRRTASVAASLKNLAFGGPSQGESSQGSEASTSPQSRAPATPRGRAPPEWTRPPEVNDQLAPATTYQQAPVPTSRGFERRDSSVAPSIPLYFREPQMKPNEPDEPGSADYNERLWRRSRNEKIISETQPLKGKAGSSRWDNSIALLSNATQPLKMCFHQFEDHIAVADDRDTIAIWDWQNHKRLNRFSNGNPLGSKINEVRYINEDDQALLMTGSSDGVLKVFRNYESAKDVEIVTAFRALPELIPSNRNAGLVLDWQQGQGKALVAGDVKVIRVWNAATEVCTTDIPARSGSCITSLTSDQVAGNIFVAGFGDGAVRVFDQRLKPTASMVKVWREHKQWITNVHMQRGGLRELISGSRNGEIRLWDLRMDNPISTIYGTRDTLRTLSVHEHAPVFMVGTNRHEVKTYNVDGTHLSTFEPYSSFLHHNRSSPISSTAFHPHRTLFACAALNDNHINLHGRQFVCPALVKQSNGLEYL is encoded by the exons ATGAGGGACCCGACAGTAGATATGGAGCAACGTAATACATCACCGCACCAGGCTTCCAGTCTTCAGGCTGAGGCCCCGAGGAGGACCCAGAAGTCCGTCCGAGTTGCCTTTGGCCCTGACTTGGAAACGCATATCCCACCTCGCCAAAGATCCCCTGCACCGATTTCAAATCACCATCGCTCATTTACCACTGTCGAACACCACAAGCCTCCACCGGCTAGGCCGACGAGCTCTTCTGGCGAGAACACAACGCCTACCGAGGGCAATTCGCGGTTTACTTCAGACCAAGATTCCAGTAGTAGTGCACGGCCAACGGCGGCTCTGAAGAGGGCCAAGAGTGACTATGGACCCCGCGGAGGTTTCGATAAGCCCGTGGTCGTCGATaacgaggatgaggaggactTTGCGATGAGGCATGGGTGGCAGGAGGAATACACGTCGAGCGAGTACCTCAAGGTGCTTCATTCG AACTTCTACATGTACTTTACGGAGAAACGTCACGAGACAAATGGATTTCCGAGAGACCCTGTTGGAAGCTGGCCATCCCAGGACTGGCGGATGAAGGACCGCCTCAAGACTGTTTCTGCTGCGTTGGCGATTTGTCTGAACATCGGTGTTGATCCTCCGGATGTCGTCAAGACAAATCCAACCGCTAAACTCGAATGCTGGGTCGACCCGACATCCACCACCGGCGGCGGCAACAACAAGCTGATGGAGCAAATTGGAAAAAAACTGCAAGAGCAATACGAGACACTTAGTCTTAGGACGCGGTACAAGCAATACCTCGACCCTTCTGTTGACGAAACCAAGAAGTTTTGTGTATCGCTCCGCCGAAACGCCAAAGACGAAAGAGTTCTCTTCCACTACAATGGTCACGGTGTCCCGTTGCCCACTCAGTCCGGAGAGATATGGGTTTTCAACAAAAATTACACACAGTACATCCCTGTGTCCTTGTACGACCTACAACAATGGCTTGCGGGGCCCAGTCTTTTTGTGTTCGATGTTTCTCATGCAGGGAACATAGTCCAAAACTTCCACACCTTTGTTGAGAAACACGAGAAAGAAAACCTCGAGCAGAAAAGGCTTGATCCGAATGCTATCGTTCAGAACTATGGAGACTGCATCATCCTTGCGGCGTGCCAAAAGAATGAATCCCTTCCGACGAATCCAGATCTCCCGGCGGATTTGTTTACATGCTGCCTGACCACACCGATCGAGATTGCGTTGCGCTATTTCATTCTCCAAAACCCACTTCAATCCAATATCCGAATCGACGACTTTCGGGTTCCCGGTCGCTTACAGGACCGCAGAAGTCCTCTCGGAGAGTTGAACTGGATCTTCACGGCCATCACCGACACGATTGCGTGGAAAACTCTACCACGAGCCCTCTTCAAGAAACTTTTCCGGCAAGACCTTATGGTGGCGGCATTGTTCAGGAACTTTCTGCTGAGCGAGCGCATCATGCGCACATACAAATGCCAACCAATCTCATCACCAGAACTCCCAGAGACCCATAATCACCCCCTCTGGAAAAGCTGGGACCTGGCGGTTGAAATGGTTCttgctcagctgcctgccCTTATCGATCATGAGGAAGGTCGCAGACAATACGAGTATCAACATTCCACATTCTTCGCGGAACAACTTACTGCGTTTGAGATGTACTTATCATCTGGCCCAACCGAGAAGAGCCCACCAGATCAGTTACCCATCGTTCTGCAGGTCCTTTTGAGTCAGGCGCACAGGTTGAGAGCCCTGATCCTGCTTAGCAAGTTCCTCGACTTAGGACCATGGGCTGTCCACTTGGCTTTGAGCATTGGTATATTCCCCTATGTTGTGAAGCTTCTGCAGTCGGCGGCTCAGGAGTTGAAACCGGTCATGGTATTCATTTGGGCAAGAATCATGGCTGTCGACCACACAGTCCAGAATGACCTTTTGAAGGACAACGGCATCCACTacttcatctccatccttaACCCATCCTCACCTATTCCCGTGGGTAACGCTAGCGAACACCGAGCCATGTGTGCCTTCATTGTTTCAATATTCTGCAAGAATTATACACAAGGACAGAACGTATGCCTATCATCCGACCTCTTCGAATCCTGTTTGATACATCTGATGGATGTTGAAAACCCCCTGCTGCGACAGTGGTCGTGCCTCTGTATCAGTATGCTGTGGTCAGACTTTCCGGAGGCCAAGTGGATGGGAATTCGGTGTTCTGCGCCGATGAGACTTTGCGAACTAAACTTCGACCCCGTCCCAGAAGTCAGGGCCGCAATGCTTCATGCCCTGATGACCTTCCTCGGTATCCCCGATCTGACCGATCAGGTGGCACAGATTGAGGAATCTTTAGCCCTTGCCGTCCTACCGATGGCTTCCGATGGTAGCGTGATTGTCAGGAAAGAGCTCCTTGTGTTCTTTTCAACTTTCGTGAAGCGCTATCAGAACAAATTCCTTGTTGCTGCTTACGAGGAACTTCAGGATGAAAAGCTGAACCTTCTCGGTAAACTAGGCTTAGATAGCTCTCCGCCTGCAGAGACGGGTACTGCAGGCAAGCCTCAGCCACTGTCCAAGAACACAACATTTGGCACAATCTGGAAGCAACTTCTGATTCTCTCCGTTGATCCCCATCCTGACATTGCGCAGGATGCGGGGATAATTGTGGATTACATGCATCAGTTGTTACTCGAATCTCCTATGGCCGCGCTAACTGGACGACTTCGCAAGGAAATATTGGACCTCTCAAATCAAGTTGACCAACAGTCCCAGGTTCGTGAAAAGCCGAatctgaagaaggctgcgccgccgccgcctcctcccaccgcGCCCCCGAAGCAAGAAGGGTACCTCTCATTGAGCCTTAGGCGGACTGCTAGTGTAGCAGCATCGCTAAAAAATCTCGCATTTGGCGGCCCTTCGCAGGGAGAATCATCCCAAGGATCGGAGGCATCAACATCACCCCAAAGTCGTGCACCTGCCACCCCACGAGGGCGAGCTCCTCCGGAATGGACTCGGCCACCCGAGGTCAACGACCAACTTGCTCCTGCAACAACATACCAACAAGCACCAGTTCCCACTTCGCGTGGGTTTGAACGCAGAGATTCATCAGTTGCCCCAAGCATTCCACTA TACTTCCGCGAACCGCAAATGAAACCCAATGAACCCGACGAGCCCGGTAGCGCGGATTACAATGAACGTCTCTGGAGGCGCAGCCGCAACGAGAAAATCATTTCGGAGACCCAGCCCCTGAAAGGAAAAGCAGGCAGCAGCCGCTGGGATAACTCGATAGCGCTGTTATCGAACGCCACTCAGCCCCTAAAGATGTGCTTTCATCAGTTCGAGGACCACATTGCCGTGGCCGATGATAGAGATACGATTGC GATCTGGGATTGGCAGAATCACAAACGCCTCAACCGTTTCTCCAACGGGAACCCATTGGGATCCAAGATCAACGAAGTTCGTTACATAAACGAGGATGACCAAGCTCTTCTGATGACAGGGTCGTCGGATGGCGTGCTCAAAGTGTTCCGCAACTATGAATCAGCCAAAGACGTCGAAATCGTGACCGCTTTCAGAGCATTACCGGAACTAATCCCTAGTAACCGGAACGCCGGCCTTGTTCTCGACTGGCAGCAGGGTCAAGGTAAAGCTCTGGTCGCCGGTGATGTCAAAGTCATCCGGGTGTGGAATGCGGCAACAGAAGTCTGCACGACT GATATTCCCGCCCGCTCCGGCTCCTGCATCACGTCTCTAACTTCTGACCAAGTTGCGGGCAACATCTTCGTGGCCGGCTTTGGCGACGGCGCAGTCCGCGTTTTCGACCAGCGCCTCAAACCCACAGCGTCAATGGTCAAAGTATGGCGCGAACATAAACAGTGGATCACCAACGTCCATATGCAGCGCGGGGGCCTCAGGGAACTCATCTCCGGCAGTCGAAACGGCGAAATCAGACTTTGGGATCTGCGCATGGATAATCCCATCTCAACGATTTACGGCACAAGAGATACCCTGCGCACACTGAGCGTCCACGAACACGCGCCTGTTTTCATGGT CGGCACAAACCGCCATGAAGTAAAGACTTACAACGTTGACGGAACCCACCTTTCTACCTTCGAGCCTTACTCAAGCTTCCTCCACCATAACCGCTCCTCGCCCATCTCCAGTACAGCCTTTCACCCGCACCGCACCCTCTTCGCCTGCGCCGCGCTCAACGATAATCATATCAATCTG CATGGCCGTCAGTTC GTAT GTCCTGCACTCGTAAAGCAAAGCAACGGACTCGAGTATCTCTGA